The Agromyces atrinae genome window below encodes:
- a CDS encoding bifunctional 3'-5' exonuclease/DNA polymerase, producing MQIVVGRLGRERIALHTFDDGGSLVATSEVADDGFAAHAARAEADRPRWVWNDTAHWYPVLLAAGVRVERCHDLRLSHAILRDSALTLPTDRPRDAWDAPIVAELTPHRQGEALFDLDIPLDSPTSTDDARETLAEFERQRERLASSADPGRLRLLLAAESAGALIAAEIHAAGLPWSATVHDRVLSDLLGDRPAPGRKPAKMEQIADVVREALGDETVNLDSQQKLLRALGRAGIPVSTTNRWELAEHDHAAIAPLIAYKKLSRLLSANGWTWLDEWIHDSRFRPDYVPGGVVTGRWATNGGGALQLPKQIRAAVVADPGWKLVVADAAQLEPRVLAGMASDLAMAEAARGTDLYAGIVDSGAVETREQAKFAMLGAMYGATTGESGRLAPRLGRVYPRAMGLVDDAARTGERGGVVSTLLGRSSPRPSPDWREVQSRATEPDATPAEERRARQSARNWGRFTRNFVVQGTAAEWALCWMAELRRRLAALDPVDDAESSSLAGPVFRAQPHLVYFLHDEIIVHAPARHADAVADAVVEAARSAGRLLFGTFPVDFPLDLAIVDSYVETA from the coding sequence GTGCAGATCGTCGTCGGACGCCTCGGACGGGAGCGCATCGCCCTTCACACCTTCGACGACGGCGGCTCTCTCGTCGCGACCTCCGAGGTCGCCGACGACGGCTTCGCCGCCCATGCTGCGCGGGCCGAGGCCGACCGACCCCGCTGGGTCTGGAACGACACCGCGCACTGGTACCCCGTGCTGCTCGCCGCGGGCGTGCGCGTCGAACGCTGTCATGACCTCCGGCTCTCCCATGCGATCCTCCGCGACTCGGCGCTCACCCTGCCCACCGATCGACCTCGCGACGCGTGGGACGCGCCCATCGTCGCCGAGCTGACGCCCCATCGTCAGGGCGAGGCGCTCTTCGACCTCGACATCCCTCTCGACTCCCCGACGTCGACGGATGACGCGCGCGAGACGCTCGCGGAGTTCGAACGTCAACGCGAGCGACTCGCGTCGAGCGCCGACCCCGGGCGTCTGCGGCTGCTCCTCGCCGCCGAATCCGCCGGTGCGCTGATCGCCGCCGAGATCCACGCAGCAGGCCTGCCGTGGAGCGCGACGGTGCACGATCGGGTGCTGAGCGATCTGCTCGGCGATCGCCCCGCACCCGGGCGCAAACCGGCGAAGATGGAGCAGATCGCCGATGTCGTGCGCGAGGCTCTCGGCGACGAGACGGTCAACCTCGACTCCCAGCAGAAGCTCCTCCGCGCGCTCGGCCGTGCGGGCATCCCCGTCTCGACGACGAATCGCTGGGAGCTCGCCGAACACGACCACGCCGCGATCGCTCCACTCATCGCCTACAAGAAACTCTCGCGCCTGCTGAGCGCCAACGGGTGGACGTGGCTCGACGAGTGGATCCACGACTCGAGGTTTCGGCCCGACTACGTGCCGGGCGGCGTCGTCACGGGTCGGTGGGCGACGAACGGGGGCGGTGCGCTGCAGTTGCCGAAGCAGATCCGCGCGGCCGTCGTCGCCGACCCCGGCTGGAAGCTCGTCGTGGCCGACGCCGCCCAGCTCGAACCCCGGGTTCTCGCGGGCATGGCGAGCGATCTGGCCATGGCCGAGGCCGCGCGCGGCACCGATCTCTACGCCGGAATCGTCGACAGCGGCGCCGTCGAGACGCGCGAGCAGGCGAAGTTCGCGATGCTCGGGGCGATGTACGGTGCGACGACGGGTGAGAGCGGGCGGCTCGCGCCCCGTCTCGGCCGGGTGTATCCGCGAGCGATGGGCCTCGTCGACGATGCGGCACGCACCGGTGAACGCGGGGGAGTCGTCTCGACCCTCCTCGGCCGCAGTTCACCTCGGCCGTCACCCGACTGGCGCGAGGTGCAGTCGCGGGCGACCGAGCCCGACGCGACCCCGGCCGAGGAACGTCGAGCGCGGCAGTCGGCGCGCAACTGGGGCCGCTTCACGCGCAACTTCGTCGTACAGGGAACGGCGGCCGAGTGGGCGCTCTGCTGGATGGCCGAGCTCCGGCGTCGCCTCGCCGCCCTCGACCCGGTGGATGACGCGGAGTCGAGCTCCCTCGCCGGACCGGTCTTCCGCGCGCAGCCCCATCTCGTCTACTTCCTGCACGACGAGATCATCGTGCATGCTCCCGCGCGGCACGCCGATGCCGTCGCCGATGCCGTCGTCGAAGCGGCCCGCTCGGCGGGGCGCCTCCTCTTCGGCACCTTCCCGGTCGACTTCCCGCTCGATCTCGCGATCGTCGACAGTTACGTCGAGACGGCCTGA